The Candidatus Binatia bacterium genomic interval CCGTCCCATACCATCAGTAGCCCCTTCAGTTGATTGCCATCCGTGTGCTGTCCCACAAGCGCCACCAACTCCGGCGGCACCGCCTGAAGGTCGTTGATTCTCTCGCTTTCGCGAGGGGATTCGCCCCGCGCTCCAGCAGCAGCCTGATCGCAGACACGTCTCCGAGGTGGGCCGTCGCTTCATGAAGAGGCGTGTTGCCCTCATTGTCCCTGCTATTCACATCTGCGCCGTCGTCGAGCAGCAGCGCCGCGATCGGCTTGTTGCCTCGCTCTGTGGCCACATGCAGTGGGGTTTGCCCGCGGCTCTCTAC includes:
- a CDS encoding ankyrin repeat domain-containing protein — its product is MLATSLVWRAYSSHGADVEAADTKGWTALHSAAFSQREDVVAVLLMHGASIKAVESRGQTPLHVATERGNKPIAALLLDDGADVNSRDNEGNTPLHEATAHLGDVSAIRLLLERGANPLAKARESTTFRRCRRSWWRLWDSTRMAIN